ACTTCAGTCACTGAAATTCATCATTATGAAATGCACCAAATTTGCCTCTATTTATCCGAGATTTTTAGGAATCAACACATATATGAGAATTCGTTATCGAGTTTATTTGTACAAGACTAAAACTATCACATTTAGTAAAACTATCTGTACTTTTCACAATTCAGCAAAGAAGTGCAAGAAGTGGCGGAGAgaggaataaaaataaaagtgggCAATGGAGCTAGCACAAGATTTTGGCTCGACAAATGGACAAGAAATGATACTCTAAAGTCACTCTTCCCCATACTTTTCATGATTTCTATCCAACAAAACAACTTGATTGAGAGCATGGGCAAATGGGAATAAAATAGATGAGTGTGGAAGTTTACTTGGAGAAGAAGGCTATTTGCATGGGAGGATGATTTGGTGAAAGACCTCTACCTAGCCGTGGATCATGACTCCATGAGTGAGAGTGCAAGGGATGTGAGACTATGGGCTTTTGACAAGTCTGGCTCTTTCTCTGTTTCTAATTTTTACCAACACATCTTTCGCATAGTAGGATAGGGAAGCAACCGCTTTTGTCATGGGAAGCTCGCATGGAAGAATGTGGCTCCACCGCGTGCACAATTCCTCGTTTGGTTTGTCCTACATGGCAGACTAAATACAAAGGAGAGACTTTTCAGATTCCAATTCCCCGGAGTTGAGGATGAGCTTTGTGCATTATGTGGGGAGAAACCTGAAACAGTGTATCATATTATCTTTGGTTGCAGGTTTTCTAGTAGCTTATGGTATTTCGGATGCAACTGCTGGAACCTTGTTTTTTGTTTCCCCAAAGATCCGATGACTTGTTTCCTTACATGGATGGATGCACCATTCATCAGATTTGACTTGAAAATTTGGAGTTCCTTATTCTATGTGATCTCATGGTCTATTTGGTGGCTCAGAAATAAAGTTATCTTTCAAAAAGTGGAACCGAATTGGGAAACCGAGAAGAGAATCattctttggaggcttgggcCATGGACTAAAGGGTGATGCCCGGAATTTCCTTTTTCACCAGGCCAAATGTGTGGGGACTTACTTAAAGCTAGAAGATGGACGGAGTATAATCACAAAAACAACTTTGGTAAACAACTCTTAGGAATGAATATTCAGGAGACAGAAAAAGTAGAAGGCTGTGGTTATTTCAGTCAGACTATATTGAAAAGGTTCTCAAGAAATTTAATATGGAGAATGCTAAAGCAGCTACAACTCCTCTCTCACAAAGCTTCAAACTTTCTAAGGAACAAGCTCATAAAACTGAGCAGGAAGCACTTGAGATGTAGTCAattccttatgctagtgttTTTGGTAGTATCATGTATACCATGATCTGCACAAGGCCAGATTTAGCTCATTCCATTTCTGTTACTAGCAGGTACATGTCAGATCCTAAGAAAGAACATTGGAATGCTCTCAGGTGGATTCTAAGGTACATGAGTAGTACTAGTAGCTGGGGTGTGCTGTTTAAAGGTTGTGATAAGGAGAGTGAGGAAGTTGTGGTGAGATATTGTGATGCTGATTATGCTACAAACCTTGACAACAGGAAGTCTCAAGCTGGTTACTTGTTTACTATGTTTGGAACCGTGGTCAGTTGGAAGTCtgggttgcaaagtgttgttgctttGTCAACAACAGAAGCAGAGTATATGGTTCTTACCTCAGCTGTGCAAGAGAGTTTTTAGATACAAGGAGTCATCTCAGATTTTGGTTTTGATCAAAAGACCATGGTAGTTCACTGTGATAgtagctcagctatgtgcttggctcgacaccaatattttcatgaaaggagcaagcatatAGACGTTAGGCTAcattttattagagatgagattgaaaagggaagggtgaaggtgattaagattgacaccttgcacaatcctgCTGACATGCTAACTAAGTCTCTAGgaagagacaagtttgatcattgcaagaagctGATCAATGTTTGCTACAGAGACTGAGTTGTGAACTTAGGTGGAGAATTGTGAGATTGAGCTCACACTCCGCTCTAAGCTTGAGGAATCAAAGAGAAGAAGCTGGAAAGAGCCGTTGGTCTTTAAGATGAGTTGGTTACAAAAAGAGCCGTTGGAAGCTCTTGTTTGTTGTTTTCTTAGCTCCAATTTGTTGGGAGCGGTTACTGCATATATGTGCTTCATATATAGCAAATTTCTTGTAATTGTAGATTGATAGTTCAATTCAATAAGAGAGTTTACTTTTTCTCCAAGAATCCCCAATTTCGTTCTTGTTCTTCATCTTCATAGATTAGCCTATGCAATTAGGTTTTCATCTCGAGTCTGTGAGTCTGGTTGAGTGTTAACACTGACAAAGCCCATATACAAAAAATTAAGCTGAAACTGAGGCTTCGAGATTAAATTCGCTATTTTGAGAATCCAATCTACAACAATACTTATTGGTCTTGAATAGACTTGTCTTAGTATTACAGCAATGTGTAAGTTACAAAGTACTTGGTAAATTTCAGAAATGGTACACAGTGTATGCATCTGAAGCTGCATCTGAGAGCTATTTTGTTACAACAAAAGAATGAAAACCAAAATTGAGAAGCCTACTTGTTGAGATCTTTCAGCAAACTAGACACATTTTTACCATGCTCCCCGTATGTCCAGCAGAGCTACAGAGCAGGACCCTGAGAAGATATCTCAGAAAAATGGTCTGTAGCAAGTGTTTACAGCTGGAAGCTGCCAAGGTCATTGGAATGTTGCGAAAGCTTTACTGTTCTTTCGCTAACCCATTCAAGCCTGTAAGACAGGTCGAGATTCTGAACCAGAAGTTTCAACTTGTCCATTTCAGCCAGAGCTTTGTTGCCTCCCTGCAAAACAGATGAACGAAGACAAGTTGGATTCAAAATAGTTCTTGGAGAAATGTAATTTCTCATGAAATGAAGCGTTTTTAAATAACATTCTCTCTATCAAGAAGACCAACTAATTTACCATGCAACTTGAATACCGAAGGCTCTTTTTATGTAGAAAGATGtgaaaaatgacataaaaagaATTACCGGTGAATTGGGGTTTCCATTCTCACGCAATACACTAGCCATTATACTAGATCTGGTAGAGTTAGGTGAAAATCCCTCCCATGGGGGAACTAATATAAGCTTGCTGCATTGGACGGGAACAAGATTTCGGCTGAGTTTCTCCCACCACACAGATCCCAGGGACCACCATCTAATCATCAAACCATGCTCCGAAAAGGCAACCAGCCCCTGCAAGAAGATTAGAGAAAAAAGGAGGGACTGAGAATAATTTTAATATCAGTAAAAGAAAGGTATATCAAGAATAAATAAGAATTGCAGGGATTCCTTAAACAAAAGCAAGCAACTGTATTATGTTGCATATCAGATACCTCTTCTGAAATGGAACTGGAATGAAAAACAAAATCTCTGGTacattgatattttaaaattttatacagAAAAATAAGATTTCAATATGGGAAGGTGAAGTATGGGATAGAGTGTTGCAACCCAACATAGAGTGTACCTCTCCATCTGGTGAGAAGCTTAAAGCAGATATTCCTGTAGTCATTGCTGATCCCGAGTCTCCTCCAAGCAAACCTGGAAGCCCAGGAGGTCCACTGGCATCCAAGACCTTTATCTTGCTCATGCTACAATCGAAGTAGATTAACATTGTGAACGAACATCAAAATTTCATGATACTCTCATCAGGAATATGAAGGCagcaaattttttttatgatattcTCTTGTTAGCCAATCATCTGTCCAGGTTACACCTACAAATGGCATGAAATGGTTTGACAGTAAATGTGGATCATATAGAGATGGAAAATGCTTTCCCTTTGCCTATGCTTATCTACAACAAATAAAGACTTCCTACATAGCTACTCAAATTGAATGCCATTGTAGTTCAATGATGAATGAAAACAGTGGTACACCAGAAAGCAGCCTTGATAGTTATTCCTAGTTCAAGGATGACCGGGAAGAGTTTTACTTGCATGATATTAGTATCAAGGTGGTGAACTTTGCTCATCAAATATGACAAATTAGTACCTTTGCATGTCATACACCCTAATATTAGCATTTTTTATGTCACCCATTGCATCGCCAACTGCCAGCCGGGTAGATGTATCATTTAGGGCTACCATTGGAAAGACACGTACAACCTCCTTGAGCACCATCATAGAACTTTGGAGGCAACTTCGTCGCATGGTTGAATTGCTGGGATCCATTGTCTGCATAATAAAAACAACCACCTGCAAACCTGTCTAGATGTTAGAACAGGTAGAATTACTGTGCTTTCAATCCTATAAACTGTAACATAAACTAACTCTGAGTAGTTCTGATTTGCTCATGTTTTTTCTTCTGGAAAGACTCTAGAGATcagataaactaaaaataaagcAGTGGATGGTCAAACAGGAAGTGGTAGGGAAATGGTTAATCAGAAGAAAGAATAATAACATGGCCGTCAAAACATAAGTTACAGAAACCCTGGGTTTTGTACTATATTATCTTCTGAGCCACATTAGGAAGAAAAGTTTATTCCAAGAAAATTTTATTGAAACAATGCCATTGGATATTACCCATATATAAATTCAACTCTCTAGCAAGCATTGTTAACAAGTGAAAATTATAAATTGCTTCCACACACCTTGTCCAGATATGGAGCTAGGTTTCTTGGAGAACCACGGACCACCCTGATCAAAGTCATGAGAGACACCACATGAACAGGTGAATCAGATGCAGTGGACCAAATTTGGCTTTCTATCACATGTAGAAATCCGGGAATTTCAGCCATTGCCAAACTTGGAAGAAGAATTCCAACTAAAGTCTCTCGAATTTTATGAGGTGCCGCATAGTTTGGTGATGATGCATTAGCTGATGAACTACTGACACACTCGACTTGAAAGAATATGTCTGATATTAGACGAGGTATTTCAGAACCAATGCACGCCTTCCAAGTACTCTCCATACCTTCAGCTAAAACCTCAGCTGCCGCAGCACTGTACTTTTCATTCATAGCCATAACTAATTTTACCAGAGGATGAACCACTACTTTGGCAAGTCTTGGTTTGACAAGGCTAGGGTACCAGACAGCCAATGCAGCAGCAACAATTATTTGAGAAGTCATTGCATCCTGAGTTGTTCCTCCAACACATGAAATCCAACCTTGCAATTCATATGATTCCAACCATAATGTTATTTCTGACTCTTCCTCAGTAAAGTCCTCATGAGATTGCATGTTCACTTCAGATATAGGACAAACTGCAGTTGTATTTCCATTCTCCTTCTCTGATGCTTTATCAGGACATGCGTCAAGACTTACAAACTGAGTGGCTTTCGAACAACAAAGTGGGCAGGGAATAGCTCGTGAGGCGGCACAATGAAATAAAGAGCGAGCAGCCATTTTCACATGTTCAAACTCACTCTGCCAAAAGCTTACCAAGAGCTGTAGCACAGCGAAAGGCAATCATAAGAATGCTACTCCTATAATTCACAAAAATCAGTGCAGTACTATtcaaattatccaattaaatcactTACTAAGCATATAAAAAATTTACAACGATGATGCAATTGCAATATGAATTTCACAGAAAGGATCTTGctttattgtttttaaatttaaacTAAACTATAGTAGTACAAAAAATGAACTTTTAGGAGTCAGGGAAAGAAGCTGTTTACTTTATCATATCTGTCTTTTTAATCTCGCAAACTATGAAAAATATAGCACTCAGGATTGGAATTAACTTACAAAGGTGGGAGAAGGAAACCTTGTGGTAAGTCTTAGGGGTTAGAAAGGTGCTTCACATGCATGCCACCAAAACAGAGAAGAGTTAATGACCATTTACTACTTACACtcaccttttctctctccaattaaacacattaaccaacaactcTAAAATTCCGTGccgactaagaaatgtgtcatcttagccgggacggagggagtaatatgttAGTACTGATAGAGCAATAGAATATTCTTTACAAAACTATAAAAGAAAAGAGTTCACTGCACAGTTGATCATATCTCCAATTTACACTGGCTAGAATTATATTTTGCCATATAAAATACCACCTAGTTAAAAAGCAAATCTTGTCTTACATATACATGTTTCTTCAAACCTTTCAGTAATCAAGCAACTAAGCCCATACAGTTTATGATTCAACGTGTTACCTGAAGTGAAGGGGGTTTGATGTCCGAAATCTTCTCTGCAAATTTCCGTGTATAAAATGCTGCTAAAGCACTGCAGGTAAGATATGTTAGTCAACATATACATAAGAATTACGTGATTGTAAAAGGCCATAAAGATTATATTGTCCTCTCCTAATCAACAATGAAATTAAAATCATTATCTCACAATAACTTGCAGGAAAGCTTTATAGTAGGCTGTGCTCAAGTGATAATCAGATGACTAtggcaagaagaagaagagtacAAGGACTATCACTAACTTATAAAAGGAAATGCTGATAATTTAACAAATTACAAAGTATAAAACCCTTTAGAAAACCTTGGAGATTAATGAAATACATGCACACTAGAGAAGAATCGTAATAAACTGCCTTACCCACTCGCAGAAGAACAAGAATGGTTTAGGCTAATTAAATGCTGCGCTAGGGACACCATAGTCAATGATCTCAAGGCAGTGTAGTCAGAAGAAGATCTCCAGAGCTGTACCAAAAGTATATAATGCTGTTTAGATATTGAGTCAGGACAAGTGATCAAAATCATTATTTACTAAAGTACCTCTAGAGTTGAAATAGAACCAGGAAATGTTAGTGTCATAGAACCCCGGTCCCCTAATATTCCAGAAGACATATTAAAGGAATCAGGTCTTTTTAGATGCATTTCAGTTATTAGCAAGTAATCGAGTTCCTTATCAACATCCCAAAGGTGCAGAAGTGACAGGCTGAATCGCAGTAGGCACCCTTCAAGTGTTCGAACCCATTCATGATGTTCTGGTGTAACAATAGATGCCCCAGCTGACCTACTCTTCACATTCCTGTGTTGAGGGCTAAGCATCTGCGGCCCTATTTCCTTCAAAGGATCTGCCCATCCGTGAGGATCATCTTGAGGACTCCTACTTCCAGAAACCTTCACATGCTTCTTTTCAACAAGGTGACTGCCATCCTCAAAAAACTCATTCATAGAGCATAGTGACATCAAAGGAGACAGATCAAAACACAAAGTGGATACACCAGGGAAAGGAGATGAGCTTTTAACTGGGTGCTTCTCAAATATTCTTGATTGAAATCTTCCTGATTTTGCACTAGCCCCGTTCATAATCTTTGATGTTTCTGGAGCATTTTGTTCAACTTTACTTGCTGTGGATGCTTGAGGAGTAATTCCCTTCCCATGAGCTTTTGGATGAGATTGTGAAAATAATGTTGGCTCTATAACCGGCGAAACTAAAGAGGAAACTGAAGTATTTCCGTTCATCAGGTTGCTGGACAAAGAGATCTCATTGATGGATTTAAGGAAATGGTCAAACATTGAATGTGCAGCAGCTCCACGAAGAACTCGCTCACGAGCACCTGTCTTTACATCCCAAATGTACAGAATGTCATGCACATCAGGTTTTTCTGAATGATTAGGACACAGACATGCTATGTAACCTCTTACACCATCCCACAAGACTTTTGCTGGAAAGTACACATGGCCAGGAAACAATCTCTCAACCCTCAAAGTTTGAAGTGAAACAAGGCATACACATAAGTCATCCCCTACAGTTAAAAAGCAATCACTCCATGGGTATTCAATTTGCGTCGGAGGAAGAATTATTTGTCGTACTGGTGCAACATGTTGGTGCAATACTGCAATGAGATTACCAGATTCAAGATCCCACACACGAACAGTGCAATCCATACTACCTGACAAAAGAACATGGTTTGAACTACATGCTCCAGACCTTCTCACCATTTGATGTGAAGCTAAACACAGCACTGCTCGACTGTGCCCGGAGAGATGGTTCTTCTGTTCATTTGGATCTGCTTCCTGAGATGGATATTGGGTAAGTGACTCCAAAGCTGAGAAGAACATGCGaaacctaacaatttcaatgTCACCACTAAAGAACCCGTAAACAATTGCGTAAGGTGCTGGATAATTTTCAGATATAACCATGGAAGAAGATACTAGTTCCCCTCCTTGATGAGTAACATAACTTGAATATATATTATCCCTTTCATTTGAAGATGCTGGCGTAGTCATCTCATAACTCTTAATAGCTCCCTCATTGATAACATTATGATATGGGCCATCAGTTTTTGACAAAGAGAAGTCCACAGCTAAATCATCATAAAAATCACCTTCAGCAAGCATTTCAGACTTTAATGGGGAATCCTGATAATTATCACGTTGTAAAGGTGAAGGCCATATAGTAACATGAGGTCTCCAGAACTTCTGCATCTTGACATGAAAGCAATTTGACTCAACACGAAATACATATTTACTCAGAGGTATGAAAGAAAAGCATAGTCTCATGTCGGAAGGATGCAATAGAGCAGGAATAACAGATAGAAGATCATACTTGAATATACCATTCAAGAATGAGAT
This portion of the Salvia splendens isolate huo1 chromosome 10, SspV2, whole genome shotgun sequence genome encodes:
- the LOC121751721 gene encoding secreted RxLR effector protein 161-like, giving the protein MENAKAATTPLSQSFKLSKEQAHKTEQEALEMYMSDPKKEHWNALRWILRYMSSTSSWGVLFKGCDKESEEVVVRYCDADYATNLDNRKSQAGYLFTMFGTVVSWKSGLQSVVALSTTEAEYMVLTSAVQESF
- the LOC121752021 gene encoding WD repeat-containing protein 72-like produces the protein MKCKSVACIWSGSPPVHQVTAVAALHDPPTLYTGGSDGSIIWWNLNSSLAKPEIRPVAMLCGHAAPIADLGICFPLEQHENRTLTSSSDELLHPNPVKRGALFSASSDGVLCVWSRANGHCRRRRKLPPWTGSPFMIRTLPNNKRYVCITCTFVNQEHPSAVSVEGHESLADTEVQNPNPLKCTVVIVDSFTLAVVQTVFHGNVCIGPLKSTAVVVTSEDMESQSVVIIDVFGKVLCLPILKDSDLKGQNVPVVSNDSSDLEVMDWADESKERESLMAFAKWGYVLALVHRTYCTFRQAHNGIFIGKISFTVDQLCFQDKLYVMGGIFLKDNTSISSYDFVEEFVVWNNTGAAAIYRISFLNGIFKYDLLSVIPALLHPSDMRLCFSFIPLSKYVFRVESNCFHVKMQKFWRPHVTIWPSPLQRDNYQDSPLKSEMLAEGDFYDDLAVDFSLSKTDGPYHNVINEGAIKSYEMTTPASSNERDNIYSSYVTHQGGELVSSSMVISENYPAPYAIVYGFFSGDIEIVRFRMFFSALESLTQYPSQEADPNEQKNHLSGHSRAVLCLASHQMVRRSGACSSNHVLLSGSMDCTVRVWDLESGNLIAVLHQHVAPVRQIILPPTQIEYPWSDCFLTVGDDLCVCLVSLQTLRVERLFPGHVYFPAKVLWDGVRGYIACLCPNHSEKPDVHDILYIWDVKTGARERVLRGAAAHSMFDHFLKSINEISLSSNLMNGNTSVSSLVSPVIEPTLFSQSHPKAHGKGITPQASTASKVEQNAPETSKIMNGASAKSGRFQSRIFEKHPVKSSSPFPGVSTLCFDLSPLMSLCSMNEFFEDGSHLVEKKHVKVSGSRSPQDDPHGWADPLKEIGPQMLSPQHRNVKSRSAGASIVTPEHHEWVRTLEGCLLRFSLSLLHLWDVDKELDYLLITEMHLKRPDSFNMSSGILGDRGSMTLTFPGSISTLELWRSSSDYTALRSLTMVSLAQHLISLNHSCSSASGALAAFYTRKFAEKISDIKPPSLQLLVSFWQSEFEHVKMAARSLFHCAASRAIPCPLCCSKATQFVSLDACPDKASEKENGNTTAVCPISEVNMQSHEDFTEEESEITLWLESYELQGWISCVGGTTQDAMTSQIIVAAALAVWYPSLVKPRLAKVVVHPLVKLVMAMNEKYSAAAAEVLAEGMESTWKACIGSEIPRLISDIFFQVECVSSSSANASSPNYAAPHKIRETLVGILLPSLAMAEIPGFLHVIESQIWSTASDSPVHVVSLMTLIRVVRGSPRNLAPYLDKVVVFIMQTMDPSNSTMRRSCLQSSMMVLKEVVRVFPMVALNDTSTRLAVGDAMGDIKNANIRVYDMQSMSKIKVLDASGPPGLPGLLGGDSGSAMTTGISALSFSPDGEGLVAFSEHGLMIRWWSLGSVWWEKLSRNLVPVQCSKLILVPPWEGFSPNSTRSSIMASVLRENGNPNSPGGNKALAEMDKLKLLVQNLDLSYRLEWVSERTVKLSQHSNDLGSFQL